From a single Okeanomitos corallinicola TIOX110 genomic region:
- a CDS encoding S-layer homology domain-containing protein, which translates to MILSKPPVLFFSIAVLISTLTACDNGSAAKNLEQSLAADTRLQSNPIVFGETKSQATPTPSLVSLPTNFPENIPKYPNAQLTEIETAKNSDNKTDSRILTRWQSADPSNAITDFYRSQFKNKNWEILQQPKDDTEGTFEVKNDNLFFKVSIKPKSVTNAKNNQPQTSTELLIEYTPINITKTESDLAKNPSVSPSINKSEFIGPNLPVNKVDNAANKEVNNDTEILKSIEFSDLNKVPPEWRKQIGDLGKLGVLSIATKPNNSVSMATNSQLFEPDKTITRREYARWLVAANNVMYANNPAKKIRLASTSTQPAFKDVLPQDADFPAIQGLAEAGLIPSSLSGDATAVLFRPDAPLTRENLLLWKVPLDTRQALPNANLEAVKQTWGFQDTEKIDPKALRAILADFQNAEQSNIRRVFGYTTLFQPKKAVNRAEAAAALSYFGLQSEGMSTTEALKLKGE; encoded by the coding sequence GTGATACTGTCCAAACCCCCAGTCTTATTTTTCAGTATAGCTGTTTTAATTTCTACATTAACTGCCTGTGATAACGGATCAGCAGCTAAGAATTTAGAACAGTCTTTAGCAGCAGATACCAGACTGCAAAGCAACCCCATAGTTTTTGGGGAAACTAAAAGTCAGGCAACACCAACACCGTCTTTAGTTTCTTTACCTACTAACTTTCCCGAAAACATTCCTAAATATCCTAATGCCCAATTAACAGAGATTGAAACGGCTAAAAATTCTGATAACAAAACCGATAGTCGCATTTTAACTCGTTGGCAAAGTGCTGACCCTAGTAATGCGATTACCGACTTTTATAGAAGTCAATTTAAAAATAAGAACTGGGAAATTTTACAACAACCAAAAGATGACACAGAAGGTACTTTTGAAGTCAAAAATGATAATTTATTCTTCAAGGTGTCAATTAAACCTAAATCAGTTACAAATGCAAAAAATAACCAACCTCAAACATCAACAGAATTGTTAATTGAATATACACCTATTAATATAACTAAAACTGAATCTGACTTAGCCAAAAATCCCAGTGTATCACCTTCAATCAATAAATCTGAATTTATAGGACCGAACTTACCTGTTAATAAAGTTGACAATGCAGCTAATAAAGAAGTAAATAACGATACTGAAATATTAAAATCTATAGAATTTAGTGACTTAAATAAAGTTCCACCGGAATGGCGGAAACAAATTGGAGATTTAGGTAAATTAGGCGTTTTATCAATAGCTACAAAGCCAAATAATAGTGTTTCTATGGCGACCAATAGTCAATTATTTGAGCCTGACAAAACCATTACCCGCCGAGAATATGCCCGTTGGTTAGTTGCTGCTAATAATGTCATGTATGCGAATAATCCAGCTAAAAAAATCCGTTTAGCATCTACTAGCACTCAACCAGCTTTTAAAGATGTTTTACCTCAAGATGCTGATTTTCCAGCTATTCAAGGATTAGCAGAAGCAGGATTAATTCCTAGTAGCTTATCTGGGGATGCAACAGCGGTTTTATTTCGTCCTGATGCACCTTTAACCAGGGAAAACTTATTGCTGTGGAAAGTCCCCTTAGATACTCGTCAAGCTTTACCTAATGCTAATCTAGAAGCTGTCAAACAAACTTGGGGTTTTCAAGATACGGAAAAAATTGACCCCAAAGCATTAAGAGCAATTTTAGCTGATTTTCAAAATGCTGAACAGTCAAATATTAGGAGAGTGTTTGGATATACGACTCTTTTTCAACCTAAAAAAGCTGTAAATCGGGCTGAAGCTGCGGCGGCTTTGTCATATTTTGGCCTTCAAAGTGAGGGTATGTCAACAACTGAGGCTTTGAAGTTAAAAGGTGAGTAA
- a CDS encoding histidine kinase translates to MLKQDYMQVSQDQPIYSEAPLQLLLFVDGRPKSRQQVQRIRAYLRELEAEYSFELQIIDVGQQPYLAEHFKLVATPALVKIHPEPQQTLAGSNIIAQLKSWWPRWQAAAEAFLKLHEDLKELSDENGYVTSPTSTIHSVAVSAELIKLSDEIFDLKQEKEKLQEQLQFKDRIMSMLAHDLRNPLTAASIAMETLQNNYDLEQGKFKTLKPLMAEHLLKQARAQAKIIDRMIADLLQVGRGNDTDLPIIPQRLELSKISLEVLAELGDRCIAKSQKVETDIPNDLPSVYADPERIRQVLVNLLDNAIKYTPNGGIISLSALHRTTQKVQFSIGDNGPGIPLENRDRIFENHFRLERDESKDGYGIGLSLCQRIIRAHYGQIWVDSNPGGGSWFHFTLPVYPS, encoded by the coding sequence GTGCTGAAACAAGATTACATGCAAGTTTCCCAGGATCAGCCTATCTATTCTGAGGCTCCACTCCAGCTGTTACTGTTTGTTGACGGACGGCCAAAATCTCGTCAACAGGTACAGAGAATACGCGCCTACTTACGAGAATTAGAGGCTGAGTATAGTTTTGAACTTCAAATTATTGATGTTGGTCAACAACCTTATTTAGCTGAACATTTTAAGTTAGTAGCAACGCCCGCTTTAGTGAAAATCCATCCAGAACCTCAACAGACTCTGGCTGGGAGTAACATCATAGCTCAATTAAAAAGCTGGTGGCCGCGTTGGCAAGCAGCGGCGGAAGCATTTTTGAAGTTACACGAAGACTTGAAAGAACTTTCTGATGAGAATGGATATGTGACATCACCTACATCTACAATTCATTCTGTTGCTGTGTCGGCTGAGTTAATTAAACTTTCCGATGAAATTTTTGACTTGAAGCAGGAAAAAGAAAAACTGCAAGAACAGCTACAGTTTAAGGATAGGATTATGTCTATGTTAGCCCATGACCTGCGTAATCCTTTAACTGCTGCTTCAATCGCAATGGAGACGCTTCAAAATAACTATGATTTAGAACAGGGTAAGTTCAAAACTTTAAAGCCATTAATGGCTGAACACCTGCTTAAACAAGCTCGCGCTCAAGCAAAAATAATTGATCGGATGATTGCTGATCTCTTACAAGTAGGCCGTGGTAATGATACGGATTTGCCGATCATACCTCAAAGACTAGAGCTAAGTAAAATCAGTTTGGAGGTATTGGCAGAACTGGGCGATCGCTGCATTGCTAAATCCCAAAAAGTAGAAACAGATATTCCTAATGACCTGCCATCTGTATATGCAGATCCAGAACGCATCCGCCAAGTTTTAGTGAATTTATTAGATAATGCGATTAAGTACACACCTAATGGGGGCATCATTAGCTTATCTGCTCTCCATCGTACCACTCAAAAAGTGCAGTTTAGTATTGGTGACAATGGACCGGGGATACCTCTGGAAAACCGCGATCGCATTTTTGAAAATCATTTTCGTCTAGAACGGGATGAAAGCAAAGATGGGTATGGGATTGGTCTGTCCTTATGCCAGCGTATTATTAGAGCGCACTATGGTCAAATTTGGGTAGACTCAAACCCTGGTGGTGGCTCATGGTTTCATTTTACGTTACCAGTTTATCCATCTTAA
- a CDS encoding chlororespiratory reduction protein 7, translating to MPHPLMYEEDNFVVLETNQPEQFLTAAELLEKLVKTLQKISFDDLPQDIKKFSSVTEQAQYLIDTGCELDIEPGKYLQWYAVRLEK from the coding sequence ATGCCACATCCGTTAATGTATGAAGAAGATAACTTTGTTGTTTTAGAAACAAATCAACCAGAACAGTTTCTGACAGCAGCAGAGTTATTAGAAAAATTAGTCAAAACTTTACAGAAAATCTCATTTGATGACCTGCCTCAAGATATAAAAAAATTTTCATCAGTAACAGAACAAGCACAATATTTAATTGATACTGGTTGTGAATTAGATATTGAACCTGGCAAATATTTACAGTGGTATGCAGTGAGGCTAGAAAAGTGA
- a CDS encoding DUF2854 domain-containing protein, with protein sequence MLGKISLGTLGLTVGSTLTIIGFVAYAADNATLNLVGFFYGIPLLLGGLALKANELKPIPFSQETTPTVLALRKDQATVTQNKIRKDITRFCYGQEAHLDRALEFLGLSPNDDERPVVTGLREAEVNGAYSLTLEFDSPFIPLDKWLQKQEKMNKFFAPNVEVKVTQPDEDRIELELITINQQ encoded by the coding sequence ATGCTGGGCAAAATTTCTTTAGGAACACTTGGTTTAACCGTGGGTAGCACATTAACCATCATTGGCTTTGTGGCCTATGCTGCTGATAACGCGACTCTCAACCTAGTCGGTTTTTTTTATGGCATTCCTCTATTGTTAGGAGGATTGGCTCTCAAAGCTAATGAACTCAAGCCCATACCCTTTAGTCAAGAGACGACACCAACGGTATTAGCACTCAGGAAAGATCAAGCAACTGTCACTCAAAATAAGATCCGTAAGGACATCACTAGATTCTGCTACGGACAAGAAGCGCATTTAGACCGAGCTTTAGAATTCTTAGGTCTGAGTCCTAATGATGATGAAAGACCTGTTGTAACTGGTTTAAGAGAAGCAGAAGTAAATGGTGCTTATTCTTTAACTTTAGAGTTTGATTCACCTTTTATCCCTTTGGATAAGTGGTTGCAAAAACAGGAAAAAATGAATAAGTTTTTCGCACCTAATGTAGAAGTAAAAGTTACGCAGCCTGATGAAGATAGAATTGAACTAGAGTTAATTACTATTAATCAACAGTAA
- a CDS encoding response regulator transcription factor — translation MLMLSCESSSLRVLLVDDHELTRLTLQFAFSGQENMEVVGLASNGQEAIEMVECYRPDVIVLDLQMPVMDGWCASSYIKSISPKTQILAFSSVEDASLQQTKAMSSFDEVCKKDTPTSELLALVRQLGQRFKCSH, via the coding sequence TTCTTTGAGAGTTCTGTTAGTTGACGATCATGAACTAACTCGTTTAACCCTACAATTTGCATTTTCTGGACAAGAGAATATGGAAGTCGTAGGTTTAGCAAGTAATGGTCAGGAAGCTATAGAAATGGTTGAATGTTACCGACCTGATGTCATTGTGTTGGATCTACAAATGCCTGTGATGGATGGTTGGTGTGCCTCTAGTTACATTAAATCCATATCCCCAAAAACTCAAATTCTGGCTTTCTCTTCCGTAGAAGACGCAAGTTTGCAGCAAACAAAGGCAATGTCTAGTTTTGATGAAGTTTGTAAAAAAGATACTCCTACCAGTGAACTTCTAGCTTTAGTTAGACAGTTAGGTCAGCGTTTTAAATGTAGTCATTAA